In Gemmatimonadaceae bacterium, the following are encoded in one genomic region:
- the ilvC gene encoding ketol-acid reductoisomerase: MTRVFYDNDADATRLAGRPIAIIGYGSQGHAHALNLRDSGCDVRVGLRADSKSRAAAEAAGLRVCTVAEAAAEAAIIMVLAPDTEQRAIYQRDILPTLTPGKTLLFAHGFNVHFDLIDPPDGVDVALIAPKSPGHRVRELYAEGGGTPGLIAVHRDASGNAQADAMAYARAIGCTRAGVIETTFAEETETDLFGEQAVLCGGVSALVKAGFETLTEAGYQPEMAYFECLHELKLIVDLMYQGGLNYMRYSVSDTAEYGDYTAGPRIVTAETKESMRRILAEIRDGTFARQWVAENEAGRPNFNAARRADTEHPIEQVGVRLRELMPFLHAKIVRPDTGAVERKPAAPAPAGAV; encoded by the coding sequence ATGACCCGTGTTTTCTACGACAACGATGCCGATGCCACGCGCCTCGCGGGCCGGCCGATCGCGATCATCGGCTATGGCAGCCAGGGGCACGCACATGCGCTGAACCTGCGCGACAGCGGCTGCGACGTGCGCGTGGGCCTGCGTGCCGACTCGAAGAGCCGGGCCGCCGCGGAGGCCGCCGGCCTGCGCGTCTGCACGGTGGCCGAAGCCGCCGCCGAGGCCGCGATCATCATGGTCCTCGCGCCCGACACCGAGCAGCGGGCGATCTACCAGCGTGACATCCTGCCGACGCTCACGCCCGGCAAGACGCTGCTCTTCGCCCACGGCTTCAACGTGCACTTCGACCTGATCGACCCGCCGGACGGGGTGGACGTGGCCCTGATCGCGCCGAAGTCCCCCGGCCACCGCGTGCGTGAGCTCTACGCCGAGGGGGGCGGCACGCCGGGCCTGATCGCCGTGCACCGCGACGCCAGCGGCAACGCCCAGGCCGACGCGATGGCCTATGCGCGTGCGATCGGCTGCACGCGCGCCGGCGTGATCGAGACGACCTTCGCCGAGGAGACGGAGACGGACCTGTTCGGCGAGCAGGCGGTGCTCTGCGGCGGCGTCTCGGCACTGGTGAAGGCGGGCTTCGAGACGCTCACCGAGGCCGGCTACCAGCCGGAGATGGCGTACTTCGAGTGCCTGCACGAGCTGAAGCTGATCGTGGACCTCATGTACCAGGGTGGCCTGAACTACATGCGCTACTCGGTCTCGGACACCGCGGAATACGGCGACTACACCGCCGGCCCGCGCATCGTGACGGCCGAGACGAAGGAGTCGATGCGGCGCATCCTCGCCGAGATCCGCGACGGCACCTTCGCGCGCCAGTGGGTGGCCGAGAACGAGGCCGGCCGTCCGAACTTCAACGCCGCGCGCCGTGCCGACACGGAGCACCCGATCGAACAGGTGGGGGTCCGGCTGCGGGAGCTGATGCCGTTCCTGCACGCGAAGATCGTCCGTCCCGACACCGGCGCGGTGGAACGGAAACCGGCCGCCCCGGCGCCCGCAGGCGCCGTATGA
- the ilvN gene encoding acetolactate synthase small subunit, translated as MAQHTLIALLQDRAGVLHRTVTLLRRRGFNIASLAVGRSEVPGISRMTLVVDATDASQVVMQLDRLVEVIGVTDVTNERAVQRETALAKIVSSPKRLAELVEIVATHGARVLDLSEEELIVQITDTPERVEEFITLIRPEGLAELMRTGRLAMMRGRTPKKLEAPAHYRAQADGAPTDEEAAA; from the coding sequence ATGGCTCAGCACACCCTCATCGCCCTCCTGCAGGACCGCGCCGGCGTCCTGCATCGCACCGTGACCCTGCTGCGACGCCGCGGATTCAACATCGCCTCGCTGGCCGTGGGTCGCAGCGAGGTGCCGGGCATCAGCCGCATGACGCTGGTCGTCGATGCCACTGACGCCAGCCAGGTGGTCATGCAGCTCGACCGGCTCGTGGAGGTCATCGGCGTCACCGACGTCACCAACGAGCGTGCCGTGCAGCGTGAGACGGCGCTGGCCAAGATCGTGTCGTCGCCGAAGCGGTTGGCCGAGCTGGTCGAGATCGTGGCGACGCACGGTGCCCGCGTGCTCGACCTGAGCGAGGAGGAGCTGATCGTGCAGATCACCGACACGCCGGAGCGCGTGGAGGAGTTCATCACGCTCATCCGTCCCGAGGGACTGGCGGAGCTGATGCGCACGGGGCGACTGGCCATGATGCGCGGCCGGACGCCGAAGAAGCTGGAGGCCCCCGCGCACTACCGCGCGCAGGCCGATGGAGCCCCAACCGACGAGGAAGCGGCGGCATGA
- the ilvB gene encoding biosynthetic-type acetolactate synthase large subunit, producing the protein MSRSTGSTAVRSTAGRSIAPPAIPAPGHAPASRTGAQVMCEALIRENVSVMFGIPGGCIMPFYHAMWEYRARLRHVLCRHEQGAGHAAEGFARATGQVGVCIGTSGPGATNLVTPIADAWMDGTPLVAITGQVPSALLGTDAFQETDITGITVPITKHNFLVTNATELPRVFREAFHIARSGRPGPVLIDITKDAQLARFVPDWDEPMDLPGYRPMSQRDDVDQAAIRAAAQLLQDARRPVILAGNGVIQSGATRELRALAEQAGIPVISTLHGLGAMPHDHPLSLGMPGMHGWVHVNRAIQACDVLLNVGSRFDDRVTGKASTFAPHAQIIHIDIDGAEIGKLVRTDVKIVADAKPALRSIAVALPVGSTVARQAWIHEILAMRDEHQPRQGYTRRERTAPLMPHDVFDAMNAAFRDRSDWRVVTDVGQHQMWAAQLLDWSRPRTHITSGGAGTMGFALPAAMGAAIADPSRTIWVVVGDGGFQMTSCELATIAQEGLTNVKVAIVNNGYLGMVRQWQQLFEGKRYSGTPLTGPDFAKLAEAHGLRGFTVDDAADAPAAIEAAWKYRGCAVIDFRVEREANVFPIVPAGQAIGDMLMAPPATPAVPAVPSPFAQA; encoded by the coding sequence ATGTCACGATCCACCGGCAGCACCGCTGTCCGCAGCACCGCAGGCCGATCCATCGCACCACCCGCCATCCCCGCGCCCGGCCACGCCCCGGCCAGCCGCACGGGGGCGCAGGTCATGTGCGAGGCGCTCATCCGCGAGAACGTGTCGGTCATGTTCGGCATTCCGGGCGGCTGCATCATGCCGTTCTACCACGCGATGTGGGAATACCGGGCGCGCCTGCGCCACGTGCTCTGCCGGCACGAACAGGGCGCAGGTCACGCCGCGGAGGGCTTCGCGCGCGCCACGGGGCAGGTGGGGGTGTGCATCGGCACCAGCGGACCGGGGGCAACGAACCTCGTCACGCCGATCGCCGATGCCTGGATGGACGGTACGCCGCTGGTGGCCATCACGGGACAGGTGCCCAGCGCCCTGCTCGGCACCGATGCCTTCCAGGAGACCGACATCACCGGCATCACCGTCCCGATCACGAAGCACAACTTCCTCGTCACCAACGCCACCGAGCTGCCGCGCGTCTTCCGCGAAGCGTTCCACATCGCCCGCAGCGGGCGGCCGGGCCCGGTGCTGATCGACATCACGAAGGACGCGCAGCTCGCGCGCTTCGTGCCGGACTGGGACGAGCCGATGGACCTGCCCGGCTACCGCCCGATGTCGCAGCGCGACGACGTGGACCAGGCGGCGATCCGCGCCGCAGCCCAGCTCCTCCAGGATGCACGCCGCCCGGTCATCCTCGCCGGCAACGGCGTGATTCAGTCCGGCGCCACCCGTGAGCTGCGCGCCCTCGCCGAGCAGGCCGGCATCCCGGTCATCTCCACCCTGCACGGTCTCGGCGCCATGCCCCACGACCACCCGCTGTCGCTCGGCATGCCGGGCATGCACGGCTGGGTGCACGTGAACCGCGCGATCCAGGCCTGCGACGTGCTGCTCAACGTGGGCAGCCGGTTCGACGACCGCGTCACGGGCAAGGCCAGCACCTTCGCGCCGCACGCGCAGATCATCCACATCGACATCGACGGCGCCGAGATCGGCAAGCTCGTGCGCACCGACGTGAAGATCGTGGCCGATGCCAAGCCGGCGTTGCGCTCGATCGCGGTCGCACTGCCGGTCGGCAGCACCGTCGCACGCCAGGCCTGGATCCACGAGATCCTCGCCATGCGTGACGAGCACCAGCCGCGCCAGGGCTACACCCGCCGCGAGCGCACCGCGCCGCTGATGCCGCACGACGTGTTCGACGCCATGAACGCGGCGTTTCGTGACCGCAGCGACTGGCGCGTGGTGACCGATGTGGGCCAGCACCAGATGTGGGCGGCGCAGCTGCTGGACTGGAGCCGGCCGCGCACGCACATCACCAGCGGAGGCGCCGGCACGATGGGGTTCGCCCTGCCGGCCGCGATGGGCGCCGCGATCGCGGATCCCAGCCGCACCATCTGGGTGGTGGTGGGCGACGGCGGCTTCCAGATGACCAGCTGCGAGCTGGCCACCATCGCCCAGGAAGGGCTGACGAACGTGAAGGTCGCCATCGTCAACAACGGCTACCTCGGCATGGTGCGGCAGTGGCAGCAGCTCTTCGAGGGCAAGCGCTACAGCGGCACGCCGCTCACGGGCCCCGACTTCGCGAAGCTGGCCGAGGCGCACGGCCTGCGCGGCTTCACCGTGGACGATGCCGCGGATGCACCGGCCGCGATCGAGGCGGCCTGGAAGTACCGGGGCTGCGCAGTCATCGACTTCCGCGTCGAACGCGAAGCCAACGTCTTCCCGATCGTGCCCGCCGGGCAGGCGATCGGCGACATGCTCATGGCCCCACCGGCCACTCCCGCAGTTCCTGCAGTCCCCTCACCATTTGCCCAGGCATGA
- the ilvD gene encoding dihydroxy-acid dehydratase: protein MDKSQLPSRHATVGPERAPHRAFYYAMGLSEEEIAQPIVGVVSSWNEAAPCNIALKRQAEAAKRGVQAAGGTPREFTTITVTDGIAMGHAGMKSSLVSRETIADSVELTVRGHCYDGLVGIAGCDKTLPGLMMAMLRLDVPSVFLYGGSILPGRFHDRDVTVLDVFEGVGKHAAGTMSLQDLTALEKVACPGAGSCGGQYTANSMAYVSEAIGLALPGSASPPAAWESRDSYAEQCGAAVMRLMQHGPRPRQIVTRKALENAAAVVAATGGSTNATLHLPALAHEAGIAFDLFDVAAVFARTPLIADLKPGGKYLAKDVHDIGGASVVLKALLDGGFLHGDCITVTGKTIAEDLAGVVVPSNQDVVRTVANAISPTGGLVGMRGNLAPDGAVVKVAGLHTRHFSGPARVFESEEEAMAAVMARNYRTGDVLVIRYEGPAGGPGMREMLSTTSAIYGQGMGDQVALITDGRFSGATRGLCIGHVNPEAAIGGPIGLLQDGDIIDIDAEAGMLEVRLDQSELDRRRALWTPRQHDFQSGAIWRYAQTVSQARYGAVVHPGGLAETHRYADA, encoded by the coding sequence ATGGACAAGTCACAGCTCCCCAGCCGTCACGCCACCGTCGGGCCCGAGCGGGCGCCGCACCGGGCCTTCTACTATGCGATGGGGCTGAGCGAGGAGGAGATCGCGCAGCCGATCGTCGGTGTCGTGTCGAGCTGGAACGAGGCCGCCCCATGCAACATCGCGCTCAAGCGGCAGGCCGAGGCCGCGAAGCGGGGCGTGCAGGCCGCCGGCGGCACGCCGCGTGAGTTCACCACCATCACCGTCACCGACGGCATCGCCATGGGCCATGCCGGCATGAAGTCGTCGCTCGTCTCGCGCGAGACCATCGCCGACTCGGTGGAGCTCACCGTCCGCGGGCACTGCTACGATGGCCTCGTCGGCATCGCCGGCTGTGACAAGACGCTGCCCGGCCTGATGATGGCCATGCTGCGCCTGGACGTGCCGTCGGTGTTCCTCTACGGCGGGTCGATCCTGCCCGGCCGGTTCCACGACCGCGACGTCACCGTGCTCGACGTGTTCGAGGGGGTGGGGAAGCACGCGGCGGGCACCATGTCGCTCCAGGACCTGACCGCGCTCGAGAAGGTGGCCTGCCCGGGCGCCGGGTCGTGTGGCGGGCAGTACACGGCCAACAGCATGGCCTACGTCTCGGAGGCGATCGGCCTCGCGCTGCCGGGGTCGGCGTCGCCACCGGCGGCCTGGGAGTCGCGCGACAGCTACGCCGAGCAGTGTGGCGCGGCCGTGATGCGGCTGATGCAGCACGGACCGCGGCCGCGGCAGATCGTCACCCGCAAGGCCCTCGAGAACGCCGCCGCAGTGGTCGCGGCCACCGGCGGTTCCACCAACGCCACGCTGCACCTGCCCGCCCTCGCACACGAGGCGGGGATCGCGTTCGACCTGTTCGACGTGGCCGCCGTCTTCGCACGCACGCCGCTCATCGCGGACCTCAAGCCGGGCGGGAAGTACCTCGCGAAGGATGTCCACGACATCGGTGGTGCCTCGGTGGTGCTGAAGGCACTGCTGGATGGTGGCTTTCTCCACGGTGACTGCATCACCGTGACGGGGAAGACCATCGCCGAGGATCTCGCCGGTGTCGTGGTGCCGTCCAACCAGGATGTCGTGCGCACGGTGGCGAACGCCATCTCGCCCACCGGTGGCCTGGTCGGCATGCGCGGCAACCTCGCCCCGGATGGCGCCGTGGTGAAGGTGGCGGGCCTGCACACGCGGCACTTCAGCGGACCGGCGCGGGTGTTCGAGTCCGAGGAGGAGGCGATGGCGGCGGTGATGGCGCGAAACTACCGCACCGGCGACGTGCTCGTGATCCGCTACGAGGGCCCGGCGGGCGGCCCCGGCATGCGCGAGATGCTCTCGACGACGTCGGCCATCTACGGGCAGGGGATGGGTGACCAGGTGGCGCTGATCACCGATGGCCGCTTCAGTGGTGCCACCCGCGGGCTTTGCATCGGCCACGTGAACCCGGAGGCGGCCATCGGAGGCCCGATCGGGTTGCTGCAGGACGGCGACATCATCGACATCGATGCCGAGGCCGGTATGCTGGAGGTGCGTCTGGATCAGTCCGAGCTCGACCGCAGGCGCGCGCTGTGGACGCCGCGGCAGCACGACTTCCAGTCGGGGGCGATCTGGCGCTACGCACAGACCGTCAGCCAGGCCCGCTACGGCGCGGTGGTGCACCCGGGGGGGCTTGCGGAAACGCATCGGTATGCCGATGCTTGA
- a CDS encoding GxxExxY protein, translated as MTENEIGRIIVAGAQRVHREMGGPGLLESVYEEALAIELATRSLHVQRQVAFPVRYRGILLRNRIRVDFLVETRIILEIKAVPQYHEAFMAQTLTYLRATNLSLGFVINFGMPVLLQGVKRVVNNLAE; from the coding sequence ATGACTGAGAATGAGATCGGACGGATCATCGTCGCCGGTGCGCAACGCGTGCACAGGGAAATGGGCGGGCCAGGCTTGCTCGAATCCGTCTACGAGGAGGCCCTCGCGATCGAGCTGGCCACACGCAGCCTGCACGTGCAGCGGCAGGTGGCGTTCCCGGTACGCTACCGTGGCATCCTTCTCCGCAATCGTATCCGCGTCGACTTCCTCGTCGAGACGCGGATCATTCTCGAGATCAAGGCCGTTCCACAGTATCACGAGGCCTTCATGGCCCAGACGCTGACCTACCTACGCGCAACCAACCTCAGTCTCGGCTTCGTCATCAACTTCGGCATGCCAGTCCTGCTCCAGGGCGTGAAGCGAGTCGTCAACAACCTGGCGGAGTGA
- a CDS encoding TolC family protein, with product MNDHRPSTRVRTLTTLLCAAACAAPLVAQGRDSLPQRITFADAVRIALQQNITLRQAENTRSLSAVSVTQQRNALLPNLALTANTSENVGQSFSQTEGRLINQQSQALQTGVSSSVTLFNGFQNLSQLKQARFGESASASDLARARQTVVFTVASNFLSLVTLQEQQAVQDSNFVAQQAQLVQVQALVSAGRRSVADLYQQQAAVALARSQVVTAVRAVELAKVDLIQTLQLDPRGSFTFATPAVDSGAVSPALTLGGLLTSAFAERSDLAAAKLRVDAATEALSVSKSTRWPQVGLNLGYNTAYSSLTAASFATQLDQRKGGSIGLSVSVPLFDRGAAKVATQQAEIQLANARLTTDLRRQTVALEVRRAFLDYQSALEQINATRAQKEASDLALNAVQERYRVGAATLAELSLARAAQVSAASALVNARYTLVFQQSLMSYYTGTLDPASVSFGRS from the coding sequence ATGAACGACCATCGCCCGTCGACCCGGGTGCGGACCCTCACCACGCTGCTCTGTGCCGCCGCCTGTGCGGCGCCGCTGGTGGCGCAGGGGCGTGACAGCCTGCCGCAGCGCATCACCTTCGCCGACGCGGTGCGCATCGCGCTGCAGCAGAACATCACCCTCCGGCAGGCGGAGAATACCAGGTCCCTGAGCGCCGTGTCGGTCACGCAACAGCGCAACGCCCTGCTGCCCAACCTGGCGCTCACCGCCAACACCTCCGAGAACGTCGGCCAGAGCTTCAGCCAGACGGAGGGTCGGCTCATCAACCAGCAGTCGCAGGCGCTGCAGACCGGTGTCTCGTCGAGTGTCACGCTCTTCAACGGCTTCCAGAACCTCTCGCAGCTCAAGCAGGCCCGCTTCGGGGAGAGCGCCAGCGCGAGTGACCTGGCCCGCGCACGGCAGACCGTGGTGTTCACCGTCGCGTCGAACTTCCTGTCGCTCGTCACGCTGCAGGAGCAGCAGGCCGTCCAGGACTCGAACTTCGTGGCACAGCAGGCGCAGCTCGTCCAGGTGCAGGCCCTGGTGAGTGCCGGCCGTCGCTCGGTGGCGGACCTGTACCAGCAGCAGGCGGCGGTGGCCCTCGCCCGCTCGCAGGTGGTGACGGCGGTCCGCGCCGTGGAGCTGGCGAAGGTGGACCTGATCCAGACCCTGCAGCTCGATCCCCGTGGCAGCTTCACCTTCGCGACGCCGGCGGTGGATTCGGGCGCGGTGTCGCCGGCACTCACACTCGGCGGGTTGCTCACCAGCGCGTTCGCGGAACGGTCGGACCTGGCGGCCGCGAAGCTCCGCGTGGACGCGGCCACCGAGGCCCTCTCGGTGTCGAAGAGCACGCGCTGGCCGCAGGTGGGGCTCAACCTTGGCTACAACACCGCGTACAGCAGCCTCACGGCCGCCTCGTTCGCGACCCAGCTCGACCAGCGCAAGGGCGGCTCGATCGGCCTGTCGGTGTCGGTCCCGCTCTTCGACCGCGGCGCCGCGAAGGTGGCGACCCAGCAGGCGGAGATCCAGCTCGCCAACGCGCGGCTGACCACCGACCTGCGACGCCAGACCGTGGCCCTCGAGGTGCGGCGCGCCTTCCTCGACTACCAGTCGGCCCTCGAGCAGATCAACGCCACCCGCGCCCAGAAGGAGGCGTCGGACCTCGCGCTGAACGCGGTGCAGGAACGGTACCGCGTGGGCGCCGCCACCCTCGCCGAGCTCTCGCTCGCCCGCGCCGCCCAGGTCTCCGCCGCCAGCGCACTCGTCAACGCGCGCTACACGCTCGTCTTCCAGCAGTCACTGATGTCCTACTACACCGGCACCCTCGACCCCGCATCCGTGTCGTTCGGCCGCTCCTGA